A window of Juglans regia cultivar Chandler chromosome 7, Walnut 2.0, whole genome shotgun sequence contains these coding sequences:
- the LOC109005716 gene encoding FT-interacting protein 7-like, with product MSNLKLGVEVVSAHDLMAKDGQGSSDTFVELHFDGQRFRTATKEKDLNPVWNEQFYFNVSDPNILSNLTLDAYIYNLNKANNSKSFLGKVRLTGTSFVPYSDAVVLHYPLEKRGFLSRVKGELGLKVFVTDDPSIKSSNPLPAMESSLPTGSDSIQSQEPVEQVQKFLPSFFTNEKSRSRQTFHHLPNASPAKPLQHNIPSMATQSTVNYGMQEMKSEPQAPKVFQMYSGSSSQSADYTVRETSPYLGGGRIVHGRVIPGDRPVSTYDLVEQMRYLFVRVVKARDLPSKDVTGSLDPYVEVKVGNFKGITKYFEKKQNPEWNEVFAFAKDNIQSTFLEVVVKDKDTLKDDFVGLMRFDLREVPTRVPPDSPLAPEWYRLEDKKGERVKGELMLAVWYGTQADEAFPDAWHSDTYTPNDSASTISSHTRSKVYHSPRLWYVRLNIIEAQDLVASDKSRFPDAYVKVQIGNQQTKTKPIQVRSLNAVWKEEFLLVASEPFEELLVLSVEDRVSPTKEETIGKVVIPLSIVERRADDRIIRSRWFNIEKSVSAAMDADQGKKDKFSSKLHLSVCLDGGYHVLDEPAHYSSDLRPTAKQLWKPSIGVLELGILNADGLHPIKTRGEKGTADTYCVAKYGHKWVRTRTIMNSLSPKYNEQYTWEVYDPATVITVGVFDDSHVGGSNDKRDLKVGKVRIRISTLETGRVYTHSYPLLVLHPSGVKKMGELHLAIRFSCTSLMNMMMIYSRPVLPKMHYIRPLSVMQQDLLRYQAVSIVAARLGRAEPPLRREVVEYMSDANFHLWSMRRSKANFFRVMSVFSGLLAVGKWFGDVCMWKNPITAVLVHVLFVMLVCFPELILPTVFLYLVVIGFWNLRFRPKTPPHMNTRISYADSVHPDELDEEFDTFPTQRAPDIVRVRYDRLRIVAGKIQNVVGDVASQLERVQALLSWRDTRATIIFVIFCFVSAIVLYVTPFQVIVLLAGFYFMRHPRFRRRIPGAPLNFFRRLPARTDIML from the coding sequence ATGAGTAATCTCAAACTAGGGGTTGAAGTTGTGAGTGCTCATGACCTTATGGCCAAAGATGGGCAGGGCTCATCTGATACTTTTGTGGAACTCCACTTTGATGGACAAAGATTCCGTACCGCTACTAAAGAAAAAGACCTGAATCCTGTTTGGAACGAACAGTTTTACTTCAATGTCTCTGACCCAAACATCCTATCTAACCTCACCCTTGATGCCTATATCTATAACCTTAATAAAGCCAACAACTCAAAATCCTTCCTTGGTAAGGTTCGTCTCACTGGGACATCATTTGTGCCATATTCTGATGCTGTTGTTTTGCACTACCCTCTTGAAAAACGTGGTTTTTTATCACGCGTAAAAGGGGAGCTTGGTCTGAAAGTCTTTGTCACCGATGATCCTTCTATAAAATCCTCAAACCCACTCCCTGCAATGGAATCCTCTCTGCCTACAGGATCAGATTCAATCCAAAGTCAAGAACCAGTAGAACAGGTTCAAAAATTTCTCCCAAGCTTTTTCACTAATGAAAAGTCCCGGTCAAGACAAACATTCCACCACCTTCCTAACGCCAGTCCTGCAAAACCACTGCAGCATAACATTCCCTCGATGGCAACCCAGTCAACTGTAAACTATGGGATGCAAGAGATGAAATCTGAACCACAGGCCccaaaagtttttcagatgTACTCGGGTTCATCATCGCAATCAGCTGATTATACAGTTAGAGAGACGAGTCCTTACCTTGGAGGGGGACGAATTGTTCATGGTCGAGTGATACCTGGAGACAGGCCAGTTAGCACATATGATCTCGTTGAACAGATGCGGTACCTTTTTGTACGTGTTGTGAAAGCTCGTGATCTTCCTTCAAAAGATGTGACTGGTAGCCTTGACCCTTATGTTGAAGTAAAAGTTGGGAACTTCAAAGGAATTACAAAGTACtttgagaaaaaacaaaaccctgAGTGGAATGAGGTGTTTGCCTTTGCAAAGGACAATATACAGTCAACTTTTCTGGAAGTTGTAGTAAAGGATAAGGATACACTAAAAGATGACTTTGTTGGGCTTATGCGGTTTGATCTCCGTGAAGTGCCTACACGGGTTCCACCTGATAGTCCTTTGGCTCCAGAATGGTATAGGCTTGAAGACAAGAAAGGGGAGAGGGTGAAAGGAGAGCTAATGCTTGCTGTCTGGTATGGCACACAAGCTGATGAGGCTTTTCCTGATGCTTGGCACTCGGATACATATACTCCCAATGATAGCGCTTCAACTATCTCCTCACATACCCGCTCAAAAGTTTACCATTCACCCAGATTATGGTATGTCCGTCTTAATATAATTGAGGCACAAGACTTGGTTGCATCTGACAAGTCTCGTTTTCCAGATGCATATGTTAAGGTCCAGATTGGTAACCAGCAGACAAAGACAAAACCAATTCAAGTGCGAAGTCTTAATGCAGTCTGGAAGGAGGAGTTCTTGCTTGTTGCTTCTGAGCCTTTTGAAGAACTTCTGGTCCTTTCAGTTGAAGATCGAGTTAGTCCCACCAAAGAGGAGACCATTGGGAAGGTTGTTATACCTTTAAGTATAGTTGAGAGGCGTGCTGATGATCGAATCATCCGAAGCCGGTGGTTCAACATTGAGAAGTCTGTGTCAGCTGCCATGGATGCGGATCAGGGAAAGAAAGACAAGTTCTCTAGTAAACTACATCTCAGTGTATGTCTCGATGGAGGTTACCATGTGCTTGATGAGCCTGCTCACTACAGTAGTGACCTCCGTCCTACAGCAAAGCAGCTCTGGAAGCCTTCAATTGGTGTCTTGGAACTCGGCATTCTGAATGCTGATGGGCTCCACCCAATCAAAACAAGGGGAGAGAAAGGTACAGCAGACACGTATTGTGTAGCAAAGTATGGTCACAAATGGGTTCGAACTCGAACAATAATGAACAGCTTGAGTCCAAAGTACAATGAACAGTACACTTGGGAGGTTTACGATCCAGCTACGGTTATTACAGTTGGGGTTTTCGATGACAGCCACGTTGGTGGTTCAAATGATAAAAGAGACTTAAAAGTTGGCAAAGTTCGCATTCGAATTTCTACTCTTGAGACTGGCCGAGTTTACACCCACTCTTATCCATTGCTAGTCCTGCATCCTTCCGGTGTCAAAAAAATGGGTGAATTACATCTGGCAATACGGTTCTCGTGCACGTCACTGATGAACATGATGATGATATACTCTCGACCTGTTCTGCCGAAGATGCACTACATAAGGCCTCTGAGTGTGATGCAGCAGGACTTGTTGCGCTACCAGGCTGTAAGCATAGTGGCAGCAAGGCTTGGTCGAGCAGAACCCCCGCTTAGGAGGGAGGTAGTTGAGTACATGTCTGATGCAAACTTTCATCTTTGGAGCATGAGGCGTAGCAAGGCAAACTTTTTCCGGGTGATGTCGGTTTTCTCAGGATTACTGGCGGTTGGAAAGTGGTTTGGGGATGTATGCATGTGGAAGAACCCCATAACAGCAGTACTAGTACATGTTCTCTTTGTCATGCTCGTGTGTTTTCCAGAGCTGATTCTACCAACAGTTTTTCTATACTTGGTCGTTATAGGATTTTGGAATTTGAGGTTCCGCCCAAAAACTCCTCCTCATATGAATACAAGAATCTCTTATGCAGATTCAGTACACCCTGATGAGCttgatgaagaatttgataCATTTCCAACACAACGGGCTCCTGACATAGTTCGAGTAAGATATGATCGGTTAAGGATTGTGGCTGGGAAAATTCAGAATGTTGTGGGGGACGTGGCTTCCCAGCTAGAGCGAGTCCAGGCACTCCTAAGCTGGCGGGATACTCGTGCCACCATTATATTTGTGATcttctgttttgtttctgccATTGTATTGTATGTGACACCTTTCCAGGTGATTGTTCTTCTGGCCGGGTTTTACTTCATGAGACACCCCAGGTTTCGGCGTAGGATCCCGGGAGCACCACTTAATTTCTTCCGCCGGCTGCCAGCCAGGACAGATATCATGTTGTAG
- the LOC118348864 gene encoding uncharacterized protein LOC118348864, whose protein sequence is MRGLWVRRNESIFEDIFKSPSQVISIAQNDLKEYKQALQMNKVALRNNEEGESRTLRWEKPRTGSVKANWDAAVDKKQRRVGLGVLIRDEDGKPLVAVEGQKDNVDHPVVAEAQALWKAMVICRDLRLEKVIFEGDAQVIVKAVNNASEDFSVYGSLTEGIKHLLKGRTNWTVQYTHRSNNAAAHTLAKESLHSQTELVWIEDIPDSIQRIVKRECHCIE, encoded by the coding sequence ATGAGGGGTCTGTGGGTGAGAAGAAATGAGAGTATCTTTGAAGATATCTTTAAGTCCCCAAGTCAAGTTATCAGCATTGCACAAAATGACTTGAAAGAGTACAAGCAGGCTCTACAGATGAACAAGGTAGCACTGAGGAATAATGAGGAAGGAGAAAGCAGAACCTTGAGGTGGGAAAAGCCAAGGACAGGTTCTGTCAAAGCAAATTGGGATGCAGCAGTAGATAAGAAGCAAAGGAGGGTGGGTTTAGGGGTACTAATTCGTGATGAAGATGGAAAGCCTCTAGTTGCTGTTGAAGGTCAGAAGGACAATGTAGACCATCCTGTTGTGGCCGAAGCTCAGGCTCTGTGGAAGGCAATGGTTATATGTAGAGATCTCAGATTGGAAAAGGTCATTTTTGAGGGAGATGCACAAGTGATTGTCAAAGCAGTCAACAATGCAAGTGAAGATTTTTCTGTTTATGGTAGCTTAACTGAAGGTATAAAACATTTGTTAAAAGGAAGGACAAATTGGACAGTTCAATACACACATAGATCTAACAATGCAGCAGCACATACTTTAGCAAAGGAAAGTTTACATTCACAAACTGAATTAGTGTGGATAGAAGACATACCTGATAGCATTCAAAGAATTGTAAAGAGGGAGTGTCATTGTATTGAGTGA
- the LOC109005717 gene encoding protein O-glucosyltransferase 1-like — protein sequence MGDHLDSVRSFCSRGGGGGRARFCCTGPFSAASPGKRWVLATVSAFFFVSLCISIFIYWNDVYDIAGNYFFRAPPPPPPPSTPPRPAIKIDFPFNCTNRDPAITCPTSNQSATSQSDKSSAVTCPQYTRWIQEDLRPWKRTGITRDMVDRARDFANFRVVIVKGKVYVERYQNAYETRDVFTIWGIVQLLRLYPGKVPDLDLMFWCGDRPAILKREHNHVKHLPPVFHYCGDDESYDIVFPDWSYWGWIEVNIKPWTIMLEALKESNKKTKWKDREPYAYWRGNPYVSPRRGELMKCNLSKQHEWNARLYREDWGAERQEGFKHSNLEDQCTHRYKIYIEGVSWSVSEKYILACDSMTLLVDPKYYDFFTRSLVSKTHYWPIRTSHMCTDVKSAVDWGNDNTDKAQAIAEMASKFIQEDLKMEFVYDYMFHLLSEYGKLFKYQPTIPPGAVEVCSETTLACPGDGLWRKFMVDSMVTSPKATLPCTIPL from the exons ATGGGAGATCATCTTGATTCAGTTCGCTCTTTTTGCTcacgaggaggaggaggaggccgagctcgcttcTGTTGTACTGGTCCTTTCTCTGCTGCCTCTCCGGGAAAAAGATGGGTTCTTGCCACCGTTTCCGCCTTCTTCTTTGTCAGCCTCTGCATCAGCATCTTCATCTATTGGAATGATGTT TATGATATAGCAGGTAATTACTTCTTTAGGgcgcctcctcctcctcctccgccAAGTACTCCTCCAAGGCCAGCTATCAAAATCGACTTCCCATTCAATTGCACCAATAGGGACCCTGCAATAACATGCCCAACATCCAACCAGAGCGCGACATCTCAGTCCGACAAATCGTCTGCAGTGACATGTCCCCAGTACACTCGGTGGATCCAAGAAGATCTACGGCCTTGGAAGAGGACGGGAATCACGAGGGACATGGTGGACAGAGCGAGAGATTTTGCAAATTTTAGGGTGGTGATTGTGAAGGGAAAGGTTTATGTTGAGAGATACCAAAATGCGTACGAAACGAGGGATGTTTTCACGATATGGGGGATTGTGCAGCTTCTGAGGTTGTACCCTGGGAAAGTACCGGACTTGGACCTGATGTTCTGGTGTGGAGACCGTCCGGCGATCTTAAAGAGAGAACATAATCATGTCAAGCATCTGCCGCCGGTGTTTCATTATTGTGGAGATGACGAATCATATGACATCGTATTCCCTGATTGGTCCTACTGGGGTTG GATTGAGGTGAATATAAAGCCATGGACGATTATGCTGGAGGCCTTAAAAGAAAGCAACAAGAAGACCAAGTGGAAGGATAGAGAACCCTATGCTTATTGGAGAGGAAACCCATATGTGTCTCCAAGGAGAGGAGAACTTATGAAATGCAATCTCTCTAAGCAACATGAATGGAATGCTCGCCTCTATAGAGaa GACTGGGGTGCGGAACGTCAAGAAGGATTCAAGCACTCCAATCTAGAAGATCAATGCACCCACAG atataaaatatacatagaaGGAGTGTCATGGTCGGTGAGTGAGAAATACATATTGGCATGCGATTCCATGACCTTGCTAGTCGACCCCAAGTACTATGACTTTTTCACAAGAAGCTTGGTTTCAAAGACACACTACTGGCCCATTAGAACCTCACATATGTGCACAGATGTTAAATCTGCTGTCGACTGGGGCAATGACAACACCGACAAG GCACAAGCTATTGCAGAAATGGCAAGCAAGTTCATTCAAGAGGATTTGAAAATGGAATTCGTGTACGATTACATGTTTCACTTGCTAAGTGAATACGGAAAGCTCTTCAAATATCAACCTACAATTCCTCCAGGAGCAGTTGAGGTATGTTCGGAAACAACATTGGCATGTCCAGGGGATGGTTTATGGAGAAAATTTATGGTGGACTCCATGGTGACGTCCCCTAAGGCTACACTTCCATGCACGATTCCTCTTTAA
- the LOC109005721 gene encoding actin-depolymerizing factor 10 translates to MANSSSGMAVHDECKLKFFELKAKRNYRFIVFKIEEKIQQVIVEKLGNPDETYDDFTASMPENECRYAVYDLDFTTNENCQKSKIFFIAWAPDTSRVRSKMLYASSKDRFRRELDGVQVELQATDPSEMSFDIIKGRAL, encoded by the exons ATG gCAAATTCATCATCTGGAATGGCTGTACATGATGAATGCAAGCTCAAGTTCTTCGAGCTAAAAGCAAAGAGGAACTATCGATTCATTGTGTTTAAGATTGAAGAGAAGATCCAACAGGTGATAGTAGAGAAGCTTGGGAATCCTGATGAAACCTATGATGATTTCACTGCCTCCATGCCCGAAAATGAGTGTCGTTATGCTGTCTATGATCTTGATTTCACTACCAACGAGAATTGCCAGAAAAGCAAGATCTTCTTCATTGCAtg GGCACCTGACACATCCAGGGTGAGGAGTAAGATGCTTTATGCAAGCTCGAAGGACAGATTCAGGAGAGAATTGGACGGGGTTCAAGTGGAGTTGCAAGCAACAGATCCAAGCGAGATGAGCTTTGATATCATTAAGGGGCGAGCTCTCTAA